One Solibacillus sp. R5-41 DNA segment encodes these proteins:
- a CDS encoding DEAD/DEAH box helicase gives MSKYTDYNFKPFLQDAIAKLGFTEPTPIQKEIIPLVLKGKSAIGQAHTGTGKTHSFLLPIVERIQEEKQEVQAVITSPTRELAQQIFDALNQLTEGTEITSKLFIGGTDKQRSIDRLKTQPQIVVGTPGRIRDLVKENALLVHTAPILVIDEADLAFDMGFIEEIDGFASSMPEKLEMFVFSATIPEKLKPFLKKYMDAPTHVHMNDKRPVAEGLDFVLVPVRSKSRNSRLLDVMKGINPFLAVVFCNTRKNAESVATFLAEQGIRVGQIHGDLSPRDRKKMMKQVRDLEFQYIVATDLAARGIDIQGISHVINYELPEDLEFFVHRVGRTARAGTKGTAITLFQPEDEDAIVRIEKMGIPFVQKDVKNGEWSELKERHSRKNRVKQADEIDLKAKALVRKPKKVKPGYKRNMKWEMEKVKKRERRIKRRTNK, from the coding sequence ATGTCAAAATATACTGATTATAATTTCAAGCCATTTTTGCAGGACGCCATTGCAAAGCTTGGATTTACAGAGCCGACACCGATTCAAAAAGAAATTATTCCACTCGTACTAAAGGGGAAAAGTGCGATTGGACAAGCACATACTGGTACAGGGAAAACGCATAGTTTTTTATTACCAATTGTGGAACGTATTCAAGAGGAAAAACAAGAGGTGCAAGCAGTTATCACATCTCCAACACGTGAGCTTGCGCAACAAATTTTTGATGCGTTAAACCAGTTAACAGAAGGCACGGAAATTACTTCAAAATTATTTATCGGCGGAACAGATAAACAGCGTTCAATCGACCGATTAAAAACACAACCTCAAATTGTTGTAGGTACACCAGGTCGTATTCGCGATTTAGTAAAAGAAAACGCCTTACTAGTACACACTGCGCCAATTTTAGTTATTGATGAGGCAGATTTAGCCTTTGATATGGGCTTTATCGAGGAAATCGATGGCTTTGCTTCAAGCATGCCAGAAAAGCTAGAAATGTTCGTATTTTCAGCGACAATTCCAGAAAAATTAAAGCCGTTCTTAAAGAAATATATGGATGCACCAACACATGTGCATATGAATGATAAACGCCCTGTTGCGGAAGGCCTTGATTTTGTATTAGTACCTGTACGTTCAAAATCACGTAACTCACGTTTATTGGATGTCATGAAAGGGATCAATCCATTTTTAGCAGTCGTATTTTGTAACACACGTAAAAATGCAGAGTCTGTTGCGACATTTTTAGCAGAGCAAGGCATTCGTGTAGGACAAATTCATGGGGATTTATCACCACGTGACCGTAAAAAAATGATGAAGCAAGTTCGTGATTTAGAATTCCAATACATCGTAGCAACTGACCTTGCAGCGCGTGGAATTGATATTCAAGGGATTTCACACGTAATTAACTATGAGCTTCCAGAAGACTTAGAGTTTTTCGTCCACCGTGTAGGTCGTACCGCTCGTGCTGGCACAAAAGGAACAGCGATTACATTGTTCCAGCCAGAAGATGAAGATGCAATTGTTCGTATCGAAAAAATGGGTATTCCATTTGTACAAAAAGATGTGAAAAATGGTGAATGGTCAGAACTGAAAGAGCGTCACTCACGAAAAAACCGTGTGAAGCAAGCAGACGAAATCGACTTAAAAGCGAAAGCCCTTGTTCGAAAACCGAAAAAGGTAAAACCAGGGTATAAACGTAATATGAAGTGGGAAATGGAAAAAGTTAAAAAACGCGAACGTCGTATTAAACGTCGTACAAATAAATAG
- a CDS encoding deoxyribonuclease IV: MLLGSHVSMSGKKMLLGASEEALSYGANTFMIYTGAPQNTRRKPIEELNIAKGLMHMQEHGMSNIVVHAPYIINLGNTTKPETFELGVNFLQEEIKRTAALEAKQIVLHPGAHVGAGVDAGIARIVEGLNEVLSQDYPVQIALETMAGKGTEIGRNFEELARIFDGVTNNERLSVCFDTCHTHDAGYDVVNDFDGVLNEFDKIIGLDRLKVLHINDSKNVRGAGKDRHENIGFGELGFEAMNYIVHHPQLMHVPKILETPFVGADAKNKQAPYKEEIAMLRDGKFQPELIDAMRG; this comes from the coding sequence ATGTTGCTAGGTTCTCACGTATCCATGAGCGGTAAGAAAATGTTACTTGGTGCAAGTGAAGAGGCACTTTCTTATGGAGCGAATACATTCATGATTTATACAGGTGCGCCGCAAAATACGCGCCGTAAGCCAATTGAAGAATTGAATATTGCGAAAGGTCTTATGCATATGCAAGAACATGGCATGAGCAATATTGTCGTCCACGCGCCATATATTATTAATCTTGGAAATACGACAAAACCCGAAACGTTTGAGCTTGGTGTAAATTTCCTGCAAGAAGAAATTAAACGTACTGCAGCACTAGAAGCAAAACAAATTGTCTTGCATCCAGGTGCGCATGTCGGTGCAGGAGTAGACGCTGGGATTGCGAGAATTGTGGAAGGGTTAAATGAAGTACTTTCACAAGATTATCCAGTTCAAATTGCACTGGAAACGATGGCTGGCAAAGGCACTGAAATCGGCCGCAATTTTGAAGAGCTTGCGCGTATTTTTGATGGTGTAACGAATAACGAACGATTATCCGTTTGTTTCGATACATGTCATACACATGACGCAGGCTATGATGTCGTAAATGATTTTGATGGTGTATTAAATGAATTCGACAAAATTATTGGCTTAGATCGATTAAAAGTACTGCACATTAATGATTCCAAAAACGTACGTGGTGCTGGGAAAGACCGTCACGAAAACATTGGTTTTGGTGAGCTTGGTTTTGAGGCGATGAACTATATTGTGCATCACCCACAGTTAATGCACGTACCGAAAATTTTAGAAACGCCATTTGTAGGGGCAGACGCGAAAAATAAGCAAGCGCCTTATAAAGAAGAAATCGCCATGCTGCGAGATGGCAAGTTCCAACCAGAGCTAATCGACGCAATGCGCGGGTAG